A window of Komagataeibacter medellinensis NBRC 3288 contains these coding sequences:
- a CDS encoding FKBP-type peptidyl-prolyl cis-trans isomerase has product MKRFSRVIPLLAAVAVALPLAACGGNKDDQPELTPAQFMDNVRKQPGVQTLPDGLAYKVLKSGPKDGAQPTINDSVMVIYEGRLPDGGIFDSSEQHGHGAYMQMPLEMVIKGWQEALPKMHVGDTWMLYVPPELGYGHKSMGIIQPDSPLIFKIQLLGVSPSGH; this is encoded by the coding sequence ATGAAACGCTTTTCCCGTGTCATTCCCCTTCTTGCCGCAGTTGCGGTAGCGCTGCCACTGGCAGCATGCGGGGGCAACAAGGATGACCAGCCGGAACTGACCCCGGCACAGTTCATGGACAACGTGCGCAAGCAGCCCGGTGTCCAGACGCTGCCCGACGGGCTGGCCTACAAGGTGCTGAAATCCGGCCCCAAGGATGGCGCGCAGCCCACCATCAATGACAGCGTGATGGTAATCTATGAAGGTCGCCTGCCCGATGGCGGCATCTTTGACAGTTCCGAGCAGCATGGTCACGGCGCGTATATGCAGATGCCGCTGGAAATGGTGATCAAGGGCTGGCAGGAAGCCCTGCCCAAGATGCATGTAGGCGATACCTGGATGCTGTACGTACCGCCCGAACTGGGTTACGGGCACAAATCCATGGGTATCATCCAGCCCGACAGCCCGCTCATTTTCAAGATACAGTTGCTGGGTGTTTCCCCCAGCGGCCACTAG
- a CDS encoding sulfurtransferase TusA family protein — protein MSEIVLDARGLSCPLPVLKANRMLRGLQPGARLRVIATDRASVADFQAFCRETGHALIAFGEEGGTLSFVIRRRPDAAAGPATVSMPA, from the coding sequence ATGAGCGAGATAGTGCTGGACGCCCGCGGACTGAGCTGCCCCCTGCCCGTGCTCAAGGCCAACCGCATGCTGCGCGGCCTGCAGCCCGGCGCACGGCTGCGCGTGATTGCAACCGACCGCGCATCAGTCGCGGATTTTCAGGCATTCTGCCGCGAGACCGGCCATGCGCTGATTGCATTCGGGGAGGAAGGCGGCACGCTCTCCTTCGTCATCCGGCGCAGGCCGGATGCGGCAGCCGGTCCCGCCACGGTGTCCATGCCCGCATAA
- a CDS encoding TlyA family RNA methyltransferase: protein MAKRRVDQMLVDRGLVETRTRAQALIMAGLVHTPDRRIAKAGEQIPEDTPLTLKGQDHPWVSRGGIKLAHGLDHFCLSPAGLTCLDVGASTGGFTDVLLHEGAAKVYAVDVGHGQLAWKLRSNTEQVVVLEKCNARALDTTIIPDPIGALVCDASFIGLRTVLPAGLELCMPGAWAIALIKPQFEAGREAVGAKGVVRDPAVHETVCQMIRQWWSDLPGWTVLGIDPSPITGPEGNREFLIAARKNG, encoded by the coding sequence ATGGCAAAACGTCGCGTTGACCAGATGCTGGTGGACCGGGGGCTGGTGGAAACCCGCACCCGGGCGCAGGCGCTCATCATGGCCGGTCTGGTCCATACCCCTGACCGGCGCATAGCCAAGGCAGGCGAGCAGATACCCGAGGACACACCCCTGACACTCAAGGGGCAGGACCATCCGTGGGTCTCCCGCGGGGGGATAAAGCTGGCGCATGGGCTGGACCATTTCTGTCTCTCGCCCGCAGGCCTGACCTGCCTTGATGTGGGTGCCTCCACCGGTGGGTTCACCGACGTGCTGCTGCATGAAGGGGCCGCGAAGGTTTATGCGGTGGATGTAGGCCATGGCCAGCTTGCATGGAAGCTGCGCAGCAATACCGAACAGGTGGTGGTGCTGGAAAAATGCAATGCCCGCGCACTGGATACCACCATCATCCCCGACCCGATCGGCGCGCTGGTGTGTGATGCCAGTTTCATCGGCCTGCGTACTGTCCTGCCCGCCGGGCTGGAACTGTGCATGCCGGGCGCATGGGCCATTGCGCTTATCAAGCCGCAGTTCGAGGCCGGGCGTGAGGCCGTGGGCGCCAAAGGCGTGGTACGCGACCCGGCGGTGCATGAGACCGTATGCCAGATGATCCGCCAGTGGTGGTCAGACCTGCCGGGATGGACCGTACTGGGCATCGACCCCAGCCCCATCACCGGGCCGGAAGGCAACCGGGAATTCCTGATCGCCGCCCGCAAGAACGGGTAA
- a CDS encoding argininosuccinate synthase — MAARDVKKVVLAYSGGLDTSVILRWLQTTYNCEVVTFTADLGQGEELEPARRKAEMFGVKEIFVEDLRETFVKDFVFPMFRANALYEGQYLLGTSIARPLIAQRQIEIAEQVGADAVAHGATGKGNDQVRFELAYYALKPDITVIAPWREWDLTSRTRLLAFAEEHQIPIAKDKRGEAPFSVDANLLHSSSEGKLLEDPAVGPEEIVFQRTISPEAAPDKATEITIDFVSGDPVAINGVTMSPATLLTRLNELGRDNGIGRLDLVENRFVGMKSRGIYETPGGTILLTAHRSIESITLDREAMHLKDSLMPRYAEIIYNGLWFSPERRMLQALIDQSQHSVTGRVRLKLYKGNVICVGRESPHSLYDTRVVTFEDDEGAYNQADAQGFINLNALRLRLGAKIGRRGGAL, encoded by the coding sequence ATGGCCGCCAGGGATGTCAAAAAGGTCGTTCTCGCCTATTCGGGCGGTCTTGATACTTCCGTGATTCTGCGCTGGTTGCAGACCACCTACAACTGCGAGGTCGTGACGTTCACGGCTGATCTGGGCCAAGGCGAGGAACTGGAACCCGCCCGCCGCAAGGCCGAGATGTTTGGCGTGAAGGAAATCTTTGTCGAGGACCTGCGCGAAACCTTCGTCAAGGACTTCGTCTTCCCCATGTTCCGCGCCAACGCGCTGTATGAGGGGCAGTACCTGCTGGGTACATCCATTGCCCGCCCGCTGATCGCCCAGCGCCAGATCGAGATTGCCGAACAGGTCGGCGCCGACGCGGTAGCCCATGGCGCAACCGGCAAGGGCAATGACCAGGTCCGTTTTGAACTGGCCTATTATGCGCTCAAGCCCGACATCACGGTCATCGCGCCCTGGCGCGAATGGGACCTGACATCGCGCACCCGACTGCTGGCCTTTGCCGAGGAACACCAGATCCCCATCGCGAAGGACAAGCGCGGGGAAGCGCCGTTCTCGGTCGATGCGAACCTGCTGCACTCCTCTTCTGAAGGCAAACTGCTGGAAGATCCGGCAGTTGGCCCCGAGGAAATCGTGTTCCAGCGCACCATTTCCCCCGAAGCCGCACCGGACAAGGCCACCGAAATCACCATCGATTTCGTCTCGGGCGACCCGGTTGCGATCAATGGCGTGACCATGTCACCTGCAACGCTGCTGACGCGCCTGAACGAACTGGGCCGTGACAACGGTATCGGTCGTCTTGACCTGGTGGAAAACCGCTTTGTGGGCATGAAGTCACGCGGCATTTACGAGACACCGGGCGGCACGATCCTGCTGACCGCGCATCGCAGCATCGAAAGCATCACCCTTGACCGCGAGGCCATGCACCTCAAGGACAGCCTGATGCCACGCTATGCCGAGATCATCTATAATGGCCTGTGGTTCTCGCCCGAGCGCCGCATGCTGCAGGCCCTGATCGACCAGAGCCAGCATTCGGTGACCGGTCGCGTGCGGCTGAAGCTGTACAAGGGCAACGTGATCTGCGTTGGCCGTGAAAGCCCCCATAGCCTGTATGATACCCGTGTCGTAACCTTCGAGGATGACGAGGGAGCCTACAACCAGGCCGATGCGCAGGGCTTCATCAACCTTAACGCGCTGCGCCTGCGGCTGGGGGCCAAGATCGGCCGACGCGGCGGCGCGCTCTGA
- a CDS encoding polyprenyl synthetase family protein: MARLRASMSARAKAIEGMIDRLIPRVEGGEARLIDAMRYATLGGGKRLRGYLVAEVASLFKVAAGGADRVAASVEMLHAYSLVHDDLPAMDDDDLRRGQPSTHKKFDEATAILAGDALQTMSFDILANPLTHGSAEVRINLVRALADASGAAGMVGGQMIDMEGEGRALSLEEVARLHALKTGCLIRYSAEAGAILGQASEDVRSRISAYGRDLGAAFQIADDVLDATASAEELGKTAGKDEAAGKSTYVALLGVEGAAKEARRVAEQALSHIDIFGPEADRLRDLVHYVVERRN, from the coding sequence ATGGCCCGTCTGCGTGCATCCATGTCTGCGCGCGCCAAGGCCATCGAAGGCATGATCGACCGCCTTATACCCCGCGTTGAAGGGGGCGAGGCCCGACTGATCGACGCCATGCGCTATGCAACGCTGGGTGGCGGCAAGCGCCTGCGCGGCTATCTGGTGGCCGAAGTCGCCAGCCTGTTCAAGGTGGCTGCTGGTGGGGCGGACCGTGTCGCGGCATCCGTCGAGATGCTGCATGCCTATTCGCTGGTGCATGACGACCTGCCTGCCATGGATGATGATGACCTGCGCCGTGGCCAGCCTTCCACCCATAAAAAATTCGACGAAGCAACCGCCATTCTCGCTGGTGACGCGCTTCAGACCATGTCATTCGACATCCTCGCCAACCCGCTGACACATGGCAGCGCGGAGGTGCGCATCAACCTTGTCCGCGCGCTGGCTGATGCCTCGGGGGCTGCGGGCATGGTCGGTGGCCAGATGATTGACATGGAAGGCGAAGGCCGCGCGCTGTCGCTCGAAGAAGTCGCGCGCCTGCATGCGCTGAAAACCGGCTGCCTGATCCGCTATTCGGCCGAGGCTGGCGCGATCCTCGGTCAGGCCAGCGAGGATGTACGCAGCCGTATATCCGCCTATGGCCGCGACCTGGGCGCGGCGTTCCAGATTGCCGATGACGTGCTGGACGCGACAGCCAGCGCCGAGGAACTGGGTAAGACGGCAGGCAAGGACGAAGCGGCGGGCAAGTCCACCTATGTCGCCCTGCTGGGCGTGGAAGGGGCCGCGAAGGAGGCCCGCCGCGTAGCGGAACAGGCTTTATCCCATATCGACATCTTTGGCCCCGAGGCTGATCGCCTGCGCGATCTGGTCCACTACGTGGTCGAGCGCAGGAACTGA
- the dxs gene encoding 1-deoxy-D-xylulose-5-phosphate synthase gives MTDSKTPNAIPTLGRYPQLDRVRAPHDMRNLSVEQLKQLADELRAETIDAVSTTGGHLGASLGVVELTVALHAVFDTPDDRVIWDVGHQAYPHKILTGRRERIRTLRQPGGLSGFTRRSESEYDPFGAAHSSTSISAGLGMAVAHHLRAEEDPAYRERNVIAVIGDGSISAGMAYEAMNNASHCGPGAERLIVVLNDNEMSIAPPVGAMSNYLSRLMSSRKFLSLRELAAKMAKRLPGRLERTAKKADEYARGIMTGGTLFEELGFYYVGPVDGHDMNQLVHILRNLRDAEDVGPVLLHVITEKGHGYTPAESAGDKYHAVSKFNVVTGEQKKGPSGPPSYTSVFAKELVRQAATDDRIVTITAAMPSGTGLDKFAKAYPDRFFDVGIAEQHAVTFAAGMATEGLRPFCAIYSSFLQRAYDQVMHDVVLQKLPVRFAIDRAGLVGADGATHAGSFDIAYLGCLPGITLMAPSTEVELMHMTATAIAFDEGPIGLRYPRGAGLGLALPAAGEVLEIGRGRIVREMARQSGPEQGGIAILSLGPRLEHALKAADMLAAHGLSPTVADARFAKPIDTALVEQLARNHAVLITIEEGSVGGFASFVMTHLAKTGLLDRVRFRPMTLPDRFIDHNTQDAQYIEAGLDAAAIVDTALSALGLPQSRQMA, from the coding sequence ATGACCGACAGCAAGACGCCCAACGCGATTCCCACCCTTGGTCGCTACCCGCAGCTTGACCGGGTCCGGGCCCCCCATGACATGCGCAACCTTTCGGTGGAGCAGCTGAAGCAGCTGGCGGACGAACTGCGCGCCGAGACGATTGATGCCGTCTCCACCACCGGCGGGCATCTTGGCGCGTCGCTGGGCGTGGTGGAACTGACGGTCGCGCTCCATGCCGTGTTCGACACGCCCGATGACCGGGTGATCTGGGATGTGGGCCACCAGGCCTATCCGCACAAGATCCTGACCGGGCGGCGCGAGCGCATCCGTACCCTGCGCCAGCCGGGCGGCCTTTCGGGCTTCACCCGCCGTAGCGAGAGCGAATACGACCCGTTTGGCGCGGCCCATTCCTCGACCTCCATTTCCGCCGGTCTCGGCATGGCCGTGGCCCATCACCTGCGCGCGGAAGAAGACCCCGCCTACCGCGAACGCAATGTGATTGCCGTGATCGGCGATGGCTCGATCTCGGCAGGCATGGCGTATGAGGCGATGAACAACGCGTCGCATTGCGGTCCGGGGGCCGAGCGCCTGATCGTGGTGCTCAACGACAACGAAATGTCGATCGCCCCCCCGGTGGGCGCGATGTCGAACTACCTTTCGCGGCTCATGTCCTCGCGCAAGTTCCTTTCCTTGCGCGAACTCGCCGCCAAGATGGCCAAGCGCCTGCCCGGCCGGCTGGAACGCACGGCGAAGAAGGCGGATGAATACGCACGCGGCATCATGACCGGCGGCACGCTGTTCGAGGAACTGGGCTTCTATTATGTCGGCCCCGTTGACGGCCACGACATGAACCAGCTGGTCCACATCCTGCGCAACCTGCGCGATGCCGAGGATGTCGGCCCCGTGCTGCTGCATGTGATTACCGAAAAAGGCCATGGCTACACCCCGGCCGAGTCGGCAGGTGACAAGTATCACGCCGTCTCCAAATTCAATGTCGTGACCGGTGAGCAGAAGAAGGGTCCGTCCGGCCCGCCCAGCTACACCTCGGTCTTTGCCAAGGAACTGGTGCGCCAGGCCGCGACGGACGACAGGATCGTCACGATCACCGCCGCCATGCCGTCGGGCACGGGGCTGGACAAGTTCGCCAAAGCCTATCCCGATCGCTTTTTTGATGTGGGCATTGCCGAACAGCACGCCGTGACCTTTGCCGCCGGTATGGCGACCGAGGGGCTGCGCCCGTTCTGCGCCATCTATTCCTCCTTCCTCCAGCGCGCCTATGATCAGGTGATGCATGACGTGGTGCTGCAGAAACTGCCGGTGCGCTTCGCCATCGACCGCGCGGGCCTGGTGGGGGCCGATGGCGCAACGCATGCGGGTTCCTTCGATATCGCCTACCTTGGCTGCCTGCCCGGCATCACGCTGATGGCGCCGAGCACCGAGGTGGAACTGATGCACATGACCGCCACCGCCATCGCGTTTGACGAAGGCCCGATCGGCCTGCGTTACCCGCGTGGCGCCGGGCTGGGGCTGGCGCTGCCGGCAGCGGGCGAGGTGCTGGAGATCGGGCGCGGACGAATCGTGCGCGAGATGGCGCGCCAGTCCGGGCCGGAACAGGGTGGCATTGCCATCCTCTCGCTTGGTCCCAGGCTGGAACATGCGCTGAAAGCCGCCGACATGCTGGCCGCCCACGGCCTGTCCCCCACCGTGGCCGACGCCCGCTTCGCCAAGCCGATCGACACCGCACTGGTCGAACAGCTGGCGCGCAACCATGCCGTGCTGATCACCATCGAGGAAGGGTCGGTTGGCGGGTTTGCAAGCTTTGTCATGACCCATCTGGCCAAAACCGGCCTGCTGGACCGCGTGCGCTTCCGCCCCATGACACTGCCCGACCGCTTCATCGACCATAACACCCAGGATGCCCAGTATATCGAGGCAGGGCTGGATGCGGCGGCCATTGTAGATACGGCGCTGTCCGCCCTTGGCCTGCCGCAATCGCGGCAGATGGCCTGA
- the rlmN gene encoding 23S rRNA (adenine(2503)-C(2))-methyltransferase RlmN, whose translation MSSVAPTPTRSRDGTAASLLNDEERARIRAKSAQFAPPTAAMPDGRRDLVGLSREELTDIMVEIGEKPFRTKQLWHWIYHQGATDFSRMSSIARPLQEKLAERFVVGRPGVVTEQTSQDSTRKFLFRFRDGQEAETVYIPDRQEDRGAVCISSQVGCTLSCTFCHTGTQALVRNLGAAEIVGQFMAARDSYGEWPSPKGDTPRLLSTIVLMGMGEPLYNYDNVAKAMRIIMDGEGIGLSRRRITLSTSGVVPMMDQCGAELGINLAVSLHAVRDDLRDEIVPLNRKYPIKEVIAACRRYPAASNARRITFEYIMLRGINDSEADARELVRLISGIPAKVNLIPFNPWPGSSYRPSTREQLEKFANIVMDAGFASPIRMPRGRDILAACGQLRTESQRLRRVARPDDGTDAAQ comes from the coding sequence ATGTCCTCCGTAGCCCCCACCCCGACCCGCTCACGTGACGGGACGGCGGCCTCCCTCCTGAATGACGAGGAACGCGCGCGCATCCGTGCCAAGTCCGCCCAGTTCGCCCCGCCCACGGCGGCAATGCCCGATGGCAGGCGTGACCTAGTGGGCCTATCGCGCGAGGAACTGACGGACATCATGGTCGAGATTGGCGAAAAGCCTTTCCGCACCAAGCAGCTATGGCACTGGATCTACCATCAGGGCGCCACCGATTTCTCGCGCATGAGTTCGATCGCCCGCCCGCTGCAGGAAAAGCTGGCCGAGCGTTTCGTTGTGGGCCGCCCTGGTGTGGTGACCGAACAGACATCGCAGGATTCCACGCGCAAATTCCTCTTCCGTTTCCGTGACGGGCAGGAAGCCGAGACCGTGTACATCCCCGACCGACAGGAAGACCGGGGAGCGGTATGCATTTCATCGCAAGTAGGATGCACGCTGTCATGCACCTTCTGCCATACCGGCACGCAGGCGCTGGTGCGTAACCTTGGGGCTGCCGAGATCGTGGGCCAGTTCATGGCAGCCCGCGACAGCTATGGCGAATGGCCCAGCCCCAAGGGCGATACGCCGCGCCTGCTGTCCACCATCGTGCTGATGGGCATGGGGGAGCCGCTGTACAATTATGACAACGTGGCCAAGGCCATGCGGATCATCATGGATGGCGAAGGCATCGGGCTTTCGCGCAGGCGCATCACGCTGTCCACATCGGGCGTGGTGCCGATGATGGACCAGTGCGGGGCGGAACTTGGCATCAATCTGGCCGTGTCGCTACATGCCGTGCGTGATGACCTGCGTGACGAGATCGTACCGCTCAACCGCAAATATCCCATCAAGGAAGTCATCGCTGCCTGCCGCCGCTACCCCGCCGCCAGCAATGCACGTCGTATCACGTTTGAATACATCATGCTGCGCGGCATTAACGATAGCGAGGCCGATGCGCGCGAACTGGTACGCCTGATCTCGGGCATACCGGCCAAGGTCAACCTGATCCCGTTCAACCCGTGGCCGGGCAGCAGTTACCGACCATCGACGCGCGAACAGCTTGAAAAATTTGCGAATATCGTGATGGATGCGGGCTTTGCTTCCCCCATCCGCATGCCGCGCGGCCGCGATATCCTAGCCGCCTGCGGGCAACTGCGCACCGAGAGCCAGCGCCTGCGCCGCGTGGCCCGCCCCGATGACGGGACTGATGCCGCGCAATAA
- a CDS encoding secondary thiamine-phosphate synthase enzyme YjbQ: MRQELHSLHVSTRGKGLVPIDRPVLDWVAQSGIETGLLTLWCRHTSASLTVQENADPTVRADIERYFETLVPEQPGRYIHEDEGPDDMPAHLRTMLTNTQLSIPVADGRPVLGMWQGLYLFEHRARPHRREIVLHLIGT; encoded by the coding sequence ATGCGCCAGGAACTGCACAGTCTTCATGTCAGTACCCGGGGCAAGGGGCTGGTACCGATCGACCGGCCGGTACTGGACTGGGTAGCGCAGAGCGGGATCGAAACCGGCCTGCTGACCCTATGGTGCCGCCACACCTCCGCATCCCTGACCGTACAGGAAAATGCCGACCCCACAGTGCGGGCCGACATAGAACGCTATTTTGAAACGCTGGTACCCGAGCAGCCTGGCCGCTACATCCATGAAGATGAAGGCCCGGATGACATGCCCGCCCACCTGCGTACCATGCTCACCAATACCCAGCTTTCAATCCCGGTAGCAGACGGGCGTCCGGTACTGGGTATGTGGCAGGGGCTTTACCTGTTTGAACACCGCGCCCGCCCCCACCGGCGCGAGATTGTGCTGCATCTTATCGGCACCTGA
- a CDS encoding ROK family protein: protein MGSYRIGIDFGGTKIEIAALAMDGAERVRRRITNPGNYPAAIQAMCELIHGVDRELGGTGTVGIGIPGSISPDTGVIKNANATWLNNQPLVRDMTAALGREVRIENDANCFALSEAIDGAGAGHHSVFGVIIGTGMGAGIVIDRKLLIGRNHIAGEWGHVPLPWPRLEEFPMPKCFCGNEGCMERFLSGSALAQDWKGPGHRSAAHIEQEAEAGDLTAIGALDRYMDRMARACAMAINFMDPDVIVLGGGVSNLESIYERVPRLMRRYAITPNCTTPIVRNRHGDSSGVRGAAWLWDDHHAA from the coding sequence ATGGGCTCCTATCGCATTGGAATTGATTTTGGTGGCACCAAGATCGAAATAGCCGCCCTTGCCATGGATGGAGCCGAGCGTGTGCGCCGGCGCATTACCAATCCTGGCAATTATCCCGCCGCCATTCAGGCCATGTGCGAACTGATCCATGGAGTGGACAGGGAACTGGGTGGAACGGGCACGGTGGGAATCGGCATTCCCGGTTCAATCAGCCCCGATACGGGCGTGATCAAGAATGCCAATGCTACATGGCTCAACAACCAGCCGCTGGTTCGTGACATGACGGCAGCCCTTGGCCGTGAGGTGCGCATCGAGAATGACGCGAACTGCTTTGCCCTGTCCGAGGCGATCGACGGCGCGGGTGCGGGGCATCATAGCGTGTTTGGCGTGATTATCGGCACGGGCATGGGGGCTGGAATCGTGATCGACAGGAAGCTGCTGATCGGCCGTAACCATATTGCAGGGGAGTGGGGGCATGTGCCGCTGCCGTGGCCACGGCTTGAAGAATTCCCGATGCCCAAGTGCTTCTGCGGCAATGAAGGGTGCATGGAACGCTTCCTGAGCGGTTCGGCGCTGGCGCAGGACTGGAAAGGGCCAGGTCACCGCAGTGCCGCCCATATCGAGCAGGAAGCCGAAGCGGGCGACCTGACCGCGATTGGCGCGCTGGACCGTTACATGGATCGCATGGCCCGCGCCTGTGCCATGGCCATCAACTTTATGGATCCCGACGTGATCGTGCTGGGGGGCGGCGTGTCCAACCTTGAATCGATTTATGAGCGCGTGCCCCGCCTGATGCGCCGTTACGCCATTACCCCCAACTGCACCACGCCGATCGTGCGCAACCGCCATGGTGACAGTTCTGGTGTGCGTGGTGCAGCGTGGCTGTGGGACGACCATCACGCGGCCTGA
- a CDS encoding c-type cytochrome has translation MKIVTGRMASALRLACMTSTVVLLAGCTRYGQHGYARYRTNCGICHHGGEGMKGEIPPISGRVDRIAATTEGKQYLMHVLLNGLNGPLDIDGVHYNFSMPPFRTHLSDEEIASILSYLATRGDTQPVPVFSAADVAAERAHPMTTSMVAEERRRLDALHPLP, from the coding sequence ATGAAGATTGTGACCGGGCGCATGGCGTCCGCACTGCGTCTGGCCTGCATGACCAGCACCGTGGTCCTGCTGGCTGGCTGCACGCGCTACGGGCAACATGGCTATGCACGCTACCGCACCAATTGCGGCATCTGCCACCATGGCGGCGAAGGCATGAAGGGCGAGATCCCCCCCATATCGGGCCGGGTGGACCGGATTGCGGCCACAACCGAAGGCAAGCAATACCTGATGCATGTGCTGCTCAACGGACTGAACGGCCCGCTGGACATTGATGGCGTGCACTACAATTTTTCCATGCCGCCCTTCCGCACCCACCTGTCGGATGAGGAAATCGCCTCCATCCTGAGCTATCTGGCCACGCGGGGCGATACGCAACCCGTCCCGGTGTTCAGTGCAGCGGATGTCGCGGCCGAACGCGCCCACCCGATGACGACCTCCATGGTGGCGGAAGAACGCCGCCGCCTTGATGCGCTCCACCCCCTGCCCTGA
- the trpS gene encoding tryptophan--tRNA ligase — protein sequence MQRLFSGIQPTGIPQLGNYLGAIRNWVALQRDHDCIFCLVDMHAITTWQEPATLRQQTLAQTAVLLASGIDAEQHILFNQSAVSAHARLGWIFNCVARIGWLNRMTQFKDKAGKDREKHSAGLYVYPDLMAADIMAYKATVVPVGDDQKQHLELTNDIAQKFNHDYGIAFFPQVQPLIPPQGARIMSLRDGSKKMSKSDPSAQSRIEMTDDADTIANKIKRAKTDSEPLPSEEAGLENRPEARNLVTIYATLSGKSVADVLAEFGGQGFGPFKEALTEVLVGAVAPIAAETGRLLREPGFLCDTLRAGANRARAIAEPIVSEAESLIGFLK from the coding sequence ATGCAACGCCTGTTTTCCGGCATCCAGCCGACCGGTATCCCGCAGCTTGGCAACTACCTGGGTGCAATACGCAACTGGGTCGCGCTGCAGCGTGATCATGACTGTATCTTCTGCCTGGTGGACATGCACGCCATCACCACATGGCAGGAACCTGCCACCCTGCGCCAGCAGACTTTGGCGCAGACCGCCGTACTGCTGGCATCGGGCATTGATGCGGAGCAGCATATCCTGTTCAACCAGTCCGCCGTGAGCGCCCATGCGCGGCTGGGATGGATCTTCAACTGTGTTGCCCGTATCGGCTGGCTCAACCGCATGACACAGTTCAAGGACAAGGCGGGCAAGGACCGCGAAAAGCACTCCGCCGGCCTGTATGTCTATCCCGACCTGATGGCAGCCGACATCATGGCCTACAAGGCCACCGTCGTGCCGGTGGGCGATGACCAGAAGCAGCATCTTGAACTGACCAATGACATCGCCCAGAAATTCAACCATGATTACGGGATCGCGTTCTTCCCGCAGGTCCAGCCTCTCATCCCGCCACAGGGCGCGCGCATCATGAGCCTGCGCGATGGCAGCAAGAAGATGTCCAAATCCGATCCCTCTGCCCAAAGCCGGATTGAGATGACGGATGATGCCGACACCATTGCGAACAAGATCAAGCGTGCCAAGACCGATTCCGAACCCCTGCCTTCCGAAGAGGCAGGGCTTGAAAATCGGCCCGAGGCCCGCAACCTTGTAACCATATATGCCACGCTATCAGGCAAGAGTGTGGCCGATGTACTGGCAGAGTTTGGCGGGCAGGGTTTCGGCCCGTTCAAGGAGGCACTGACAGAGGTGCTGGTGGGCGCTGTCGCCCCGATTGCCGCCGAGACCGGGCGCCTGCTGCGTGAGCCCGGTTTCCTGTGTGACACGCTGCGCGCCGGTGCGAACCGCGCCCGCGCCATTGCCGAGCCTATTGTATCGGAAGCGGAATCCCTGATCGGATTCCTGAAATAA
- a CDS encoding exodeoxyribonuclease VII small subunit, with translation MTQDLTHLSFEDALAELETIVRQLEVGQLRLEDAITSYERGAALRQYCQKKLDEAEARVQAIVQRADGALDAKPMD, from the coding sequence ATGACCCAGGACCTGACCCACCTTTCGTTCGAGGACGCACTGGCCGAACTGGAGACCATCGTGCGCCAGCTCGAGGTTGGCCAACTCAGGCTGGAAGATGCCATCACGTCCTATGAGCGTGGCGCCGCCCTGCGACAGTACTGCCAGAAAAAACTGGACGAGGCCGAGGCCCGCGTCCAGGCGATTGTCCAGCGTGCCGATGGCGCGCTGGATGCAAAACCAATGGATTGA